The nucleotide window GCCGTGGCCAGGCTGCGGGCAAAGGACTGCGCTCCATCCGCAGCGCTCCATCCGCTGACCACGAGGGTGGTGCCGCTGCTTGCGACCACGGCCGTGTGCTCGTGGCTGAAATAGTTGCCCCAGACCCTGAGCCAGACGGTTTCCAGGGACTCGCCCCCCGCCTTCCAGTCGTCGCCGCCGCTTTTCAGCTCCGCGGCGTAGCCGCCGGTGATCGGCTGGATCGTCAGGGCGGGCACGTCCGCGCCCATCCCGCCGCTCTGCCGCGTGAGGCCAGAAAGAAGCTCGAGCCCGGCGAGCGCGTCGCCGGGAACCCTGCCGAGCATGGACAGCGTGTACGGCTGGCTCGTGCGCGCCGTGGCCAGCACGCCCGTCTGCTCGAGGAGGCGGCGCAGGCCCTGGCGGTCCACGGTCACGTCATAGACCGCCTGCACGCCGTCCGGCCCGGTCTGGAAGGACTGTTCCGAATAGCTCTGCACCAGGCTCTGCGCGCGGTCGGAGAGGAACGCATCCAGCCGCGCCTGCCGGGCGGGCGGCAGCTCGACCCCGACGATGGCGCGTGCCTTCTGCTGCACGGCCTGCACGAAGGCCTTGGCCAGGATCTTGTCCCGGGCTGGGGCCTTGGCCTCGGGCGCGTCGGGCGGGATGGTCACGGTGACGGTGTCGGCCCGGCAGACGGCCGCCGAGGACAGGAGGACCAGAAAGACCGCAGCGACGGCGCAGAGGCGGCAAAAGGACTTGGACACGTTCATTCCTTGGGCTTTCGGTTTTCGGACCGCGCACGACGCGGGCCATGTCGTGAAGCACAGACTAACTGTTTCGCGGCATCGCCCGCAAGGGCCGGGAGGATGCCAACTGCCGCGCCAGGTTCCGAGCCGTGCGGATCACTTGAGGACCACGATCACCCGGCACTTCCCCAAAATGTCGCGGCGCGCGGCCGCGTCCCGCAGGGTCGTGGCGTCCGCGTCCGTGAGGACCAGGGTCGTGCCGTGCGGCCCGTCGGCGCGCACGGCCTTCACATACAGAGGATTGCCGGCCACCCGCGGGTTGTGCATGGCCTCGTCCATGTTCTTGGCGTACGCGGCCATGCCCTGCTCCGCGACCACGCGCCTGTCCACGCCCGAGGGGCCGTATACCGGACGTCCCTCCTCGTCCACGATGCGCACGACCATGGCCGGATCGGCGTCGACGCCCGTGGCGTCGACCACGAGTCCGGTCCAGGCGGCAGCGGACTTGGGAGCGGCCTGTTCCTCTGCGGCCTGCCCCGCGGCAGACGACTGCGCGGGGCCCTGCCCGGTCGCCTGCGGCGCGGAAGCTGCCGGAGCCTGCGCTACGGGAAAAGCTGCGGGAGGAGTCTGCGCGGGCAATGCGGCCGGAACGGACACGGCGCCTGTCATGACGCTTCGCGGCAGCACGGCGTCCGCGAACCGGCCGCGCATGCTCATGCCCACGCGCACCTGCACGCTGCCGTCCGGCAGGTCGTTCGTCTCGAGGATGCGGGAGTTCTGCAGTTCGCCGTCGAGCCGGGAGCGCACAGTCCTGTTGTGCGCCATGGCCTCGCCCACCGCCTCGTCGGCGTCGACGCGCACGCCGCGCACCGTCTCGAGGAGATTCCTGCGCGCGACGATCTCGGCCGCGCGCACGGCCATGGCCCGGCCCTGGGCCGGACTGCTCACGTAGGGCGGCGGGGCGCCCGTTCCGGTGGCCGTGATCATGCCCGCCTGCCAGTCGATGCGGCCGTCGTTCACCAGCTGGACGTACGCCCCGCCCTCGCCCTCGGCCGACGTCGGCGGAGCCTGGACCAGCCCGGGGGCCTGCGCCGCGGGCGCGGCCTGTCCGGGCGTCTCGCCCTGCATCGCTCCCGGCTGCGCGGCCTGGGGCTGCTCCGGCGAGGGAGCGGGCACCTGTGCAGGTGCGGGCGAGGGGGGAAGGTCCGCCGACTCACCGGTGGAGAAATGCGTCACACCCGTCTCCTGGGCGTACAGCGCGGCGGGGAGAAGAACGAGCAGCAGCGCGGCCAAGGCTGCGCGGATCGTCTGCGACATGTATCCGACTCCTTCGAAGGCGGTGACCGCCTCGTTTGTGCGGCTCAATACGCCGCAGGCCCGGGACGATGCAAGTCGTCCGCTTCACGCCGCCGACGCGCGGCCAGCGCGGTGTCGCCCGCGGCATCGGCCCGGTCCGCCGCCTCGCGCAGGCTCCAGTCCAGGGCGAAGACCGCCCCCGCCTCTCCGGGCACAAGACGAAGCGTCTGGCGCCAGGCGTTCATGGCCAGTTCCTGCTCGCCCACGGCCAGCAGACACCAGCCGAGTTCGATCAGGGCCCCCGCATCGCGCGGCGCCAACTCGACCAGCACGTCCTGCGCCACGCGGGCATTTGCAGGCAAGGCCTCGGCCCGGGCCAGCTCCACGCACAGCCGGAGCAGGCCGGGATCGTCCTGCGCGTCTTTCCTGGCCCGCTCGAAGCAGGCCAGGGCCTCGTCCCTTTTCCCGTCCGCCAGGAGGACGAAGGTCAGCCCGAGGCCGGGCAGGGGCGCGTTTGGATCCAGGCGCAGGGCCTGCGTGAAATCGCGCCGCGCCGCGTCGCGCTGCCCCGTCTGCAGGGCCAGCATGCCGCGCATGGCCAGGGCCAGGAGGTTCTCGGGATCGACCGCGAGGACGGCATCGAAACGCCCGGCTGCCGCACTGTAGCGGCGGGCCAGAAAATCCAGCACGCCGAGACGGTAGAGGGCGTAGGGATCGCGGGGGCGCACCGCCAGGACCCTGGAATAGGCCTCGGCTGCGCGTCCGGGCTGGCCCCTCGCCTCCCACTCCGCGGCCCGCACGAGCTGGTCCTCGGGATCCTGCGCCCCGGCAGTCCGGGGCCAGAGGAGCAGGCAGGCGACGGCCAGGACGAATGCGAGCATCATCCCTCCCCCTTGTGCAGTGCCGCCAGACGAGCAGCCAGGGCCCCGATCTGTCCGCTGCCCTGCGCTTCGTCCCCTGCATCCGGCGGCAGAACGGCTAGGACTCCCGGCACCCGGCACAGGCCGAGCAGAAAGATGTTCGCGGCCTGCAGCCCGGCCCCCTGACTCCCCGGCCCTTCCGCCGAAACGCCGCGCAGGGCTTGCGCGACACGGCGCGAACGAGCCGCGGTGAGGCTCTGGAGAAGGCGCTCAAGAGGCTCGGTGACGGATGGCCCTGGAGAGGCGACCGCTCCCCGTCCAGCCGAAAGGGCGTTCTCCCTGACGGCCACGATCCCGGCTGCAGGCGACGAAGGATATTCGGCCCAGGTGAAAAACTCCGCACTTCCGGCTGCTCCGCTCCCCTGCCCTGCCACCGCCACGCGCAGGCAGAGCAGCAGGTCGGCGCACTGCCGCCCGGGCAGCGCGGCGCGCTCGGACAGCGGCAGGCTCAGACCGTTCGATCGTGTCAGGTCCACGCGCAGGGAGGGCGCCGCGTCCCGCAGTGCCCGTTGCAGCCGCAGGGCGAGATGCAGTCCCGGGTCGGGAGCGGCCGGTCCGCCCGGGTCGATGACCAGCCGGGACAGACGCGCCTTTCCTTCCGGCTCCGCCCGGAGCGCAGCGATCTCGGCCGCGGCCCGCTGCTCGGATTCCGCGGGCTGCGGCATGCTCGTCCTCTGTCCGACGGGCGCCGGAGGCAGGGCGTGCATGGCGATGCGCTCGAGCATCATGCGCGCCTGCACGTCCCCCGGATGCAGGCGCAGCACGTGTCGAAAACACTCGCGCGCCTCCCGCGGTCTCCCCCCGAAGAATCTGGCCTTTCCGAGCAGTCCCCAGAGCCACTCGTTCTCCGGAGCGGCCGCGACCGCTTCGGCCAGAAGCTGCTCCGCCTCCGCATAGCGTCCCGCAAGTAGGAGTTCCTGTCCCTTGTTGGCCGCCGCTGCGGATTCGGAGGCGGCCCGGGCCAGACCGGGCAGAGGAAGCAGCGCCGCCCCGGCCGCGCAGACCGCCGCCGTGCGCAGAAAGGCGCGCCGCGAGAGGGAAGCAGGTCTCTGGTTCCAAAACTCACAAATATATGGAAAACGTTGCATGGCTCGCCGCTTTGATGCAATGATGTGCGGACAGGGGGGACGTCCCCGCATCCGAGACGCTTGTACCAGGGTGGCCCATGGAACTCTACCTCATGCAACACGGCGCATGCCTCTCCGAGGACATCGACCCCGCACGGCCCCTTTCACCTGTCGGCTCGGACACCGCCGCCAAGGCGGGCAGGACCCTGCGCGCCTTCGGCGTCCGGCCGGGACTGATCGTCTCGAGTCCCAAGCTGCGAGCCCGCCAGACCGCGGCCATCGTGGCCAGGGAGCTGGAGTACCCGGCCGCGCAGCTCGCCGTGCACGACTCCCTGAACCCCATGGGCAAGCCGGACGAGGCCCTTTCGCTGCTCAAGGAGGCCTGGGATGCGGAAAGCGTGCTCCTCGTCGGGCACCTCCCCCATCTGAACCACTTCGTCTCGCGCCTCGCCTGCCGGAGCGGCGAGGTCAACCTGAGCGTCGAGAACGCGGGCTTGACCCGTATCGACCTTACGCAGCCCTTGCCTGGGCAGGGAAGAATCAGTTGGCACATCAAACCATTTCTATATACCCTATTGAAATGATTAATACATACGCAGGTACGTGAATTTTCACGCTATCTCTTGACTTTTCTGGCGTTTTCCACGACCTTGCTC belongs to Desulfovibrio sp. X2 and includes:
- a CDS encoding lipopolysaccharide assembly protein LapB, whose protein sequence is MLAFVLAVACLLLWPRTAGAQDPEDQLVRAAEWEARGQPGRAAEAYSRVLAVRPRDPYALYRLGVLDFLARRYSAAAGRFDAVLAVDPENLLALAMRGMLALQTGQRDAARRDFTQALRLDPNAPLPGLGLTFVLLADGKRDEALACFERARKDAQDDPGLLRLCVELARAEALPANARVAQDVLVELAPRDAGALIELGWCLLAVGEQELAMNAWRQTLRLVPGEAGAVFALDWSLREAADRADAAGDTALAARRRREADDLHRPGPAAY
- a CDS encoding tetratricopeptide repeat protein is translated as MRGRPPCPHIIASKRRAMQRFPYICEFWNQRPASLSRRAFLRTAAVCAAGAALLPLPGLARAASESAAAANKGQELLLAGRYAEAEQLLAEAVAAAPENEWLWGLLGKARFFGGRPREARECFRHVLRLHPGDVQARMMLERIAMHALPPAPVGQRTSMPQPAESEQRAAAEIAALRAEPEGKARLSRLVIDPGGPAAPDPGLHLALRLQRALRDAAPSLRVDLTRSNGLSLPLSERAALPGRQCADLLLCLRVAVAGQGSGAAGSAEFFTWAEYPSSPAAGIVAVRENALSAGRGAVASPGPSVTEPLERLLQSLTAARSRRVAQALRGVSAEGPGSQGAGLQAANIFLLGLCRVPGVLAVLPPDAGDEAQGSGQIGALAARLAALHKGEG
- the sixA gene encoding phosphohistidine phosphatase SixA — protein: MELYLMQHGACLSEDIDPARPLSPVGSDTAAKAGRTLRAFGVRPGLIVSSPKLRARQTAAIVARELEYPAAQLAVHDSLNPMGKPDEALSLLKEAWDAESVLLVGHLPHLNHFVSRLACRSGEVNLSVENAGLTRIDLTQPLPGQGRISWHIKPFLYTLLK